The Nitrospirota bacterium genome segment CGAGGGCCTGCTTCCGATCTTTGACCATTCCCAGGAGTCGTTCTTTTCGCGCAGCTTCGTCCTTCTTTTTCGGATTAAGCCTGGAGATCTCTTCTTCGGCGGACTTGATGAAGGCTGACGGCTTTTTAAGGTCGAGTTCGGACAGGTTATGCATATGATATTTATACTGCTCCACGGCCGATTTCAGGGCGGGTTTGACAAGGTGGGAGTGATCAAGCACGGTAAAGAGCATCCAGTTGCGAACGTCTTTCTTCTGGTCATGTTCAAAGGACTCGACGGCCTTGAGCAGATCTCGGTACGCGGCCAGGTCGTCGCCGTGCAGCTTTCCCTTGCCTTCCTTCTTTGGGCTGTCGAGGAAGATCCTGAGCCCGTCGATCGAGGGCTGGAGTTTTTCATTCGAACGGAACCGGAGGCCGAATATGGTTTTGTCTGCTGTCATGGGGATTACGGCATGGGACGCCTGAATGATATAATACCGATTTGTCGTGACGGGGTCAAGGGGAATGCCGGATAGTGGGGACACCCAAAAAAAGGACGGGTCGCATTTTTTTCTTCACACCGGGTCAGTTTTTTGATATAACTAGAGCAGCCGGTCATAGCACCCTGTGGAGGAACGCTTTTCGTGATTACGTGGGGAGAAAAACGGAGCCAGGGAATCCAGCGGTATCGCGTCACCTCACATCGCACCTACTCCCTGGACGTCATCTCCTTCGACCTGCCCACGCGGACGGAACACGTTGTCCGGATCGTGGATATCAGCGTGATCGGCGTGGGGGTTGAGTCAAGCGAGCGGATCGATCCCGGCCTGATCTGTTTCAAGGAACAAATCGGCGGCCAGAAATACGGCGTGCTCATCTGGAGCAAGCCGAACAGCGACCGCTACCGAGCAGGCATCCAATTTGTCGTCTTGTCCCCTGAAGAGGAAGCGTACCTCCAGAAACAGGTTAAACAAGCGCCCCTTTACCA includes the following:
- a CDS encoding PilZ domain-containing protein — encoded protein: MITWGEKRSQGIQRYRVTSHRTYSLDVISFDLPTRTEHVVRIVDISVIGVGVESSERIDPGLICFKEQIGGQKYGVLIWSKPNSDRYRAGIQFVVLSPEEEAYLQKQVKQAPLYQTLQDPDKTIASLLDAVKNATY